Sequence from the Zeugodacus cucurbitae isolate PBARC_wt_2022May chromosome 5, idZeuCucr1.2, whole genome shotgun sequence genome:
ACCTAGCACATATGAAagtgtttctgtgtgtgtgtgcatgagtCAGTGGGGGAAAACATaagatagcaacaacaattgcagttGCTCAGAAATAAAGGCAAACATATGAAGGGAGAGGAGGAGCGTAGACTTAGTCGCTATGCAACCAGCGCCCTTAGTGATTGTTACAGCAATCTTTAGAAGATAAATGGTGTCGAACTTTCGTTGTATTTAACACGTATTGACGACAATGCGCTTATGGTTGCTCCATACATgtgtactatacatatgtacatatatgcatacagctAAATTGTCGATAGATAGCTTAAAAACTTAAGGTTAAGTTAGTACTTTGAACTCATGTGCTATATGAaacgaaattttctttttgttggacGAAATAAGGTGATAGAACAGGGTAGCTGAACGTTAAAGAAGACaataactatgtacatatatagccgTAGTCAAGcacattttaagaaaaaaaatgggTTTGCGACTGACGAATGCCTACCTACGAGATGATTTCACATAATAGCAATTGGACATATTTAGTCTTTCGGATTCTTCACAATAGTTTTTCATACTgacaaaatatagttttttcctatattattaaaaaagtcaGCGACAAAATGATAACTTGGATAGCCTCCATCCCGCATTTTTAGATTGGGCATTTCTCTGGAATGCAAATCTAGAAATCTTTTATTTGTAGCTGTAGTTTTCAATAAGACACTTAAAATCTAAGATcggctgtaaccgaacattttagattctcgtaattaatttattttattattttaagataACCCACAATTCGACCCAATAATagcgaaaatcattatttatatttagtatatggggactggggTAGTTCATGGaccgatttgaacaattttggcaccaatctacattatatccaaaattttacgtttacttaattttactaagttATCACACATcctaaccgatatatgcgatataaagcccaccggaagcTCGAAAATAggaatatgaggtatatggggggCTAGAGAAAatatctcctttgaattttttggaatatctaagaggtttaccaatattttccaaaaaaaaaattgtccgcAAACTTCGAGGTCCATATTTTTGATATTGCGGGCCTTGACAAgttataattcgatttattattattttacgggCCACACTAGAAATAAAGAATTTGTACAacgttttgttccgatatctttactggtgcttgatttatatattgtaaaatgaaTGAATCAGTTGCAATTCAAAAGTGTGGTATATGGGAATTAGACGTTGTTGTTaatcgattttgcccattttacATCGATaacatcagggtatcaagatattaatatgtaccaaatttcattgcaatcggtcaagtagtttcagatatatggtttttgacccataagtgggcggaactgaaaacaaacatttttattaattttcaacataagctatgtatgggaggttggcgtggttataatccgatttcctccatttttagactgtataaggaagtgcttAAAGGAAATTATACTAgagaatttggtttatataacttcagTAGTTTAcgacatatgtacaaaaaacttagtagaggcgggggcacgcccactttcctaaaaaaattacatccaaatatgccccctcctagtgcgatcctttgtatcaaattttatttttacaactttatttatggattatgaacaaaactatattactctctttgcaacatgttgcaggagtatacaaatttaaacaaacataaaattttaagaaatgtaCACTGAATTTAAACAATTCTTGGAATTTTGTACACATTGTCacacattaatatatatgtatgagttttaaataaaaattggcaCATGcagaattatacatacatacacataatacTTGAATATTTTTGGGCACATTtcgattttgttatttttttataccgtCAAGTCCCACTGATGACATTCTTAATCCATTTAAATTCTTAATctactgaatatttttaaaatgaatatatataaaaagaaaagaaaaaaccaCAGTACAGTTTGCCAAGAAAGCTCAAGTATAAATACAGATGTGTTTCTATTCGAGTGATCAGTTCAAAAAATCTATACGAGATGGTCTCttcgtttataaaaattaacgcTGCGCTGTTGGTAGTCTGCTTGAGCACCGCCTCGACATATATATTGAACGAGGAGTCCAATACTAGGCCGCTACCTGCCAACTGTGTTGAGGCAGTGTGCTCCGCGGGTGCAGAGGCCAAAAGTGGCATCTATCAAATACGCTTACCGTTAGATGGTTGGAAGCATCGACCCTTCTACGTTTACTGTTTACTCGATGACAACGGCGGTGATCCCAGGTTGTTGGTGCAGCGCAGACAGGACAAAACCATCGACTTCAATCGCAATTGGAATGATTACAAACATGGCTTCGGAAATTTGAACACAAATTTCTTCATTGGCTTGGACAAACTGCATGCACTTACCCAAGTACAACTCAATGAGCTACAAATCGAATTGCATGATTTCAACGATACCGTTAGGTACGCCCACTACGACAGTTTCGCGGTGGGGGATGAAATCCAGAAATATGAATTGAATATTTTGGGAAAGTATTCTGGGAATGCAGGCGATTCCTTGCTCGGTTACCACGATGGGCAAAAGTTCAGTACATATGATCAGGATAATGATTCGTATGATAATACGAATTTTGCGGAGAAGCACAAAGGGGCCTGGTGGCACAAAAGCACTCTGTACAGGTAAAATCCGTTTAGCAAGTTTTCAAAGTTTTGTGCCTAATTATTATCAACTTTTTAGTAACCTAAATGGTGAGTATCTTAATGGCAAGCACGAAACCTATGACGCAGGcatcaactggtataaatggcaCGGCGCCTATTATTCGTATAAATACGCGCATATGGCTATAAGACCAAGAGATAGTGCGGCAATACGGGCACAAAGATGTTGAGTTGATAAATGAGGACTGCTACCAAAGTCGTAATACAGAcaatacaaatgaaatgaaatgattaaTAGTATACATATGAATTATTCGCTGTCCATTTATGTTTGCCCGAAAAAGACATGTTCTTTCGGgaattacttgttttttttttgtaacagaTCTCCCATTCTTCTAGAAATAAATCaggaaattaaatgcaaattcgTGTTTCACTTTCGAACTATTCGTTGGTGGTATATATCCCTCCCTCTTTTACGCATTCTTTTTATACtatcgtaacaaagttgctaagagagtattatagttttgttcacataacggttcttagtaacacctaaaactaaaagagttagatatagagtcatatataccaaagtgatcagggtgacgagtagatttgaaatccggatgtctgtccgtccgtccgtctgtccgtctgtccgtctgtgcaagctgtaacttgagtaaaaattaagatatcttgacgaaacttggcacaaatattccttggcaccataagatgagcagaatcggaccactaggagggggcatattttgatgaaatttttcggggaagtgggcgtggcccgcccacaaatcggttattcggtatttaactcgcaaactaataaagctatataaaccaaactttctgcagtcggttctcttacataccccaccacacaccatgaaaatagttgaaatcggataataaccacgcccacctcccatacaaaggttaggttgaaaattactaaaagtgggttaactaactaacgaaaaacgtcagaaacactaaattttgcagaagaaatagcagaagggagctgtactcagatttttttacaaaatggaaaatgggcgtggcatcgcccacttatggctcaaaaaccatatctcaggaactactcgaccgattcgaatgaaatttggtatatgatattttcttgacaccctgataacacggacaaaaaaatgggcgaaatcggttcacaaccactactactttccttataactcaattttgaattccatctgattccttcactttataatgtaaatataagtaaccaatgaagataacggaataaaattttacacaattagtgcatatcatctctggcttcacttgtgaaaaaattctcgcaaacggaccataacttttccaGGCCCCAGAtttcgaacatgttgaactcagcgcctaaggataaattttaaccgaaaatatgggtaaatctctcagatatctcaatttaattcagaggaaattgttttcttctaatagtgtgtctctgttccaaaaattattaaaatcgggtcataacatttccatatacctcattgtagatttttcaaaagtatcttctcctagctcccatatacctaattataggtttttcaaaaatacggtgagctttattccgcatatatgtattggttaaatttcttcaattaattgcgagagtataaaatgttcggttgcacccgaacttagcctttccttacttgtttacgtTTGTAGTTttcatgatttttatactctcccaaagcacagagtataatagctcTAAGATGTTTGAAACACCTAAAACTAGGAAACGAGTTGGATTTAGGATATCAAAGACGAATAAGATCGACTTATTTCGAAATGGGAAATATTTCTGTActcatatcatatttttttaagacaaCTACAAAGTAGAAGAAAATACATCAAACCAATTGTCAAACCCTAAAGGGCGATCGCTTTACAAACATACGAGAAAGCGCTGAAGGTGCCAAATGCTATCCCAACAAGTGAGAAAgattgtaaccgaacattttatactctggcaaatTGTCTgatgaaatttcattaaaataacacacaattcgacacatatattcggcaaaaagtccaatagaataacgaaaatcatcatatatagtatatgagacctgaggtaattcctgaaccgatttcactcattttcaccgccaaggtacactatatccaagacaatacgctcaattaatttggttaaggtatttcacatattaaccgctTCATAAGGTATAAAGCagccgtatttttgaaaaaaaaaacaataattaggtatatggcagctaagggaagttatgacccgattttaaacatttttggtacgaaaacacactattagaagaaacacatcttctttgaatttattttgaatatctgagatttactgatattttcggtgaaaaattacccttaggcactgattcCTTCATGTTCGACATCCGGGGTCCTGAAGCTATagaccgatttcgaaaatttttccacatgtgatgccacagatgatatacagtatttgtgtaaggttttatttcgctatctttattggttccttatgtatatgttaaaaagtgaaggaataagatggaattcaaattgagttatatgggaagtaggcgtggttgtgaaccgatttcgcccatttttcattcgtgttatcagggtgtcaagaaaatattatacaccgaatttcattgaaatctgtcgagtagtccctgagatatggtttttgacccataagtgggcgatgccacgcccattgtcattttgtaaaaatattactttcatgatattatttatggcttggttatgacactttatagcttttcggttttcgccattttgtgggcgtgccaagGGTACGATTTCGCTTTTCAATAGCAACCTTCCCACggttccaaggaacatgtgccccaagtttcatcaatatatcttaatccGTGTTCAAGTTATCCATAGCATGGACAGGCGGACGGgatgacatccggatttcaactcgtcgcgtcatcctgatcattttgatatacatatataaccccatatctcaGTCGTTtgtgttatgtgaacaaaactataataattgcaggattataattataatatcgaatggggaactaatttaatattgacgagtaaattcatatttttttttttcaaaaacgaaaattcccgttattttttgaacactttaaGTTTTATGAATTCAGAAGAAGATAAGTAAATGTATTAAGggaatacaattttcaaaagccTTTCCTTAAACACATGTTAAGACTGTAAAAGCTGCTGAAAGCTCAAATTCAAACCTCaatcaataataaattaaactgcATACCTGCACTACCCAAAACCACTTCACACATAAGCACTGCTTTCACGATCACTatcttgatttatatatgtatgtatgcttaaaCTACAAGCAAGtgcactgtacatatgtatatgcattatcAGCCTACAAAGTACCCAAGCACTCATACATTTCACTCTTGTGTCACTTAagcattactcatacgccccgtcgCACAATGCGTTGTAGCCAATGTGCTTTGCATACAATCGAGCATTTCTGCATGCGCATACACTTAGGCGTACTAAAGTGATTTGGAGCTAAAACGAGAGAAACGtacgcagacacacacacagatatatatatatataaacacgagcacatatacatatgtatgcatagagACCTACTTATGCACAAAAGCTGCCGCACTTGAATGTGCGTGCATTAAAAGCCTTGCATCGCCACAAATGTCTGTCGATATGCTTGTGCAATTTATGAATGGACAAACAGAAAAGCAGCTTAGAATGCCAGTTGCTATGGCATAAAATAGGCGTTTTAGACAgagacgcacacacatacactcacacacatgcatacaagcGTTTAACAGTTTATGGTGGCAAGTGCATGCGTCGGTGACTTGAATTTACTTGACTAAACTGAGGAAGTgcacatccacacacacacagaacacTGCAAAGCCGTATATGGCAACTACGTGTGCCTAGtgcaaattgttgttattatacatacatatgtagttggtAAGTACCAGGTTTATGGTGGAGGCGGGTTTGTCATTTCACATTTGCGAAAAACGGCTTAAAATGTCGAAGCGGCAAACAAAGTAAGAAGGCAGTCGTGTACGTAAACCATTtggcatactcgtacatatgctGTGGCAtatgacatacaaacaaatctATACACATGGACTGTACATAAGTTTACTTCATAGAAGCAAATTTGTTGCAGTTATTCGCCAGACACAAGTAGTTCATAGTAATTTGGTAGTGATTGAATTCTTCACaatgcattaaatattaaatttatttgttataaattgcaaataaataattaatttaatatggaaatataaaataaaataaattatagccaaattaattaaaaaataataatgttcaaaaataaaatttgtaatctAATAATTGTAATCATCTGCAATCATGCGGCTTATGTATTattgatgagcgatatttttattttatttttaagttgcgATTTCCATAATTTTCCGAAATTTGTTCACACATTTAATATAAGAGATCACTCTAAATGTGAACAAATCTGAATAAAAGAGACCTAACATCACCTTACCCCTTAAAATGTGAAGCAACCAGATCTCATGTGACCCTTAAGTTATAAACCAATCACGAGACGCCTCAAACTATTAACACACCTGAACTCAAGTGAAACCAGAAAATGAAGACAAACCCAATATCAAGTGACCCTTAAAATAGAAACAAATCTAACCCCTCAAAGACTAAAGCAACATTTCATCACATGACTACACAAACTAAAAACTAGTAatgaatggctaagttcgggtgtaactttatactctcgcaatttatttatttaattctattaatataacacccaaacaaacaaacagtcagcgcactcgcgtcttggctcccacgtcactgttgacagccataactttgaagttgtagataatttcgtttatctgggaaccagcattaacaacaccaacaatgtcagccttgaaatccaacgcagaatccctcttgccaacaggtgctactatggactgagtaggcaattgaaaagtaaagtcctctctcgacgaaccaaaatcaaactctataagtcgctcattattcccgtcctgatgtatggcgctgaagcgtggacgatgacaacatccgatgagacgactcttggggttttcgagagaaaggttttgcgcaagatttatggtcctctaaacattggcaacggcgaataccgcagacgatggaacgatgagctgtacgatttatacgacgacattgacatagttcagcgaataaaaagacagcggctacgctggctaggtcatgttgtacggatggaagaaaacccgctggaggaagccgcggaagaggacgacctccactccggtggaaagaccaagtgcaaagtgacctggcttcacttggtgtttccagttggcgccaaaaagcaaaaaggaggaatgagtggcgcgctctggtggattcggctataatcgcttaaagcggttcctacgccaaatatatatatatatataatataacaccctaatattaggtatatgggaagttatgatcggatttcactcatttttggtacgaagacatattattagaagagaaatattccctctgaatttctgaatttcttcataatatctgagagacttagttatttttggtaaaaaaatattagaagcactgtggtcttcatgttcgatatatggggctctgaaaacttatggtccgatttcgacaatttttagatgagcgatgtcacactataaatgcaaaattctgttccgatatcttcactagtgcttactttatacattgtaaagtaaacggttcagatggagttccggtatataggaagtaggcgtggttgtgaaccgatttggcctattttcttaacatatcattgggaagccaggaagatattatgaaccgaatttcattgaaattggtcgagtagtttcgaagatatggtttttgactcataagggggcggagccacacccatttcaaattttgtataccaacttgagtgcagcacttctgtgccatctttataatgaaatttaatatttctggtgtttttccttactgactTAAAGCatctttagtagttttcaacataacctttgtatgagaggtgggcgtggttataagataaggtagtacctaaacgAAACGACTTTAGAAAGATTGGTTGATATAGCCTCAAtattttacgagatatgtacaaaaaacttagtaggggcggggtcacgcccacttccccaaaaacatacatccaaatatgtcccttcttagtgcgatcccttGTGCCGGATTTTACTTtcgtagctttatttatggcttagttatgccacTCTATGTGcattcggttttcgccattttatgtgCGAGGCACTGGTCCGATTTCgttcatcttcgaaagcaaccttcctatggtgccaagaaataagtgcaccaagtttcatcaagatatcttaatttttactcaagttacagctagcacagacagacatccggatttgagctccactcttcaccctgatcactttggtatatatattataactctatatctagctcctttagttttgggtgttacaaacaagcgttgtgtgaacaaaactattagcaacattattgcgagagtataaaaatacattattgaGTGACCACACAAAAAACCTCGGATAAAAGTTGGTGACCTCAACCTAAATGAAATCAAACTccggccaaaggtcattgacctcgtcCAAAATGCAAAAACCCTATTCAAAGGTccttgacctcgaccaaaatgtaaacaacaaagccgaggtcattgacatttggccggggtttgtttatatttttttggggtCACTGAAAATCtagtttgttaaatttttagggATCATGTGATGCCAGGTTGGTTTGGATTTTAAGCGATTACGTGAAGTCAGGTGTTTATATTTTGAGGAGTGACGTGGGGTCGGGTTTTGGGTATCTTTTAAGTGTTCACGTGAGGTTaggtgtgtttttatttttttgagtgGACATACTAAATCAGGTTGACTTATATTTTGAAGGGTCAAGTGGGGTCAGATGTGTCTGCATTTTATGGGTTTAATTGAAATCTAGTATATTTATGTTGTAAAATGACATTAGGTTTGTTGACATTGTGTGGGGTAACGTGCAATCAGCTTTCTTTCATTTGGTGAGATCACGTAATGTCCGAATAATTAACAATTTTAGGGGTCAGGTTTGCTTATATTATTCGTATACACGTGAGGTCAGGTCTTTAATGTTTTGAGAGGTCACGTGAAGTATGATTGCTTTAAACTTCGAGGGCCTCGTGTGACATTAAGTCGGGTGGGGTTTTATTTTGAGATTTGAAGTGGAGTTAGTACATTTTATCAGTTCAATTGAAAtcagttttttgtatatttttaaaagtaagtTGATGTTATGTCTGCTGACATTGGCATATGCTGGCTTaacgatttttaaattaaatagcaGGAAATACAGTTAATAAAACCCTTCAAGATAGTAATAAAACATAAGTTAAACAACACACACTATTACCTAAcctaattggcttttaaataaatataaattttctttaaattgtgctaattaatttcaaattatgcgtcaaaagttcgagttttggacaaaacaaaatgaaaccACATGAAAACAGATAGTTAACTAACTGAATACTGTGAATTTGCACTTTTTTTTGCTGAAACTA
This genomic interval carries:
- the LOC105219229 gene encoding ryncolin-1-like, whose protein sequence is MVSSFIKINAALLVVCLSTASTYILNEESNTRPLPANCVEAVCSAGAEAKSGIYQIRLPLDGWKHRPFYVYCLLDDNGGDPRLLVQRRQDKTIDFNRNWNDYKHGFGNLNTNFFIGLDKLHALTQVQLNELQIELHDFNDTVRYAHYDSFAVGDEIQKYELNILGKYSGNAGDSLLGYHDGQKFSTYDQDNDSYDNTNFAEKHKGAWWHKSTLYSNLNGEYLNGKHETYDAGINWYKWHGAYYSYKYAHMAIRPRDSAAIRAQRC